The Streptomyces sp. R28 region CTGCGGCGGCGGGGCGGAGTGCGCAGCCGTGACCTTCTCGGCGGTTACCGCCTCTGCCGCGGGCTTGCGGGCGGGCGCCTTCTGCGCCGGGATCTTCTTCGCGGTGGCCTTCTGCGCGGGGATCTTCTTGGCGGCGGCCTTCTTCGGGGTGGTGCTCTTCGGCGTGGTCGTGCTCTTCGCGGTGGTGGTCTTCGCGGCCGTCTTCTTGGCTACGGCCTTCTTCGCGACGGCTTTCTCGGCGGCGGCCTTCTTGGCCGGCGCCTTCTTCGCGGGGGCTTTCTTCGCAGCCGCCTTCTTCGCCGCGCCGGCCTTCGGAGCCGCTTTCTTCGCCGCCTTCTTCGCCGTCCCCTTCTTCATGGCCTCCGCGGCCTTTTCGGCGGCCTTGGCCGTGCCAGCCGTCGCCTTCTTCGCGACGCTCGTCTTCTCGGCCTTCTCCTCGGCCTTCTCCACGGTCGGCTTCTCGGCCGTCTTCTGCGGATGGGGACCGCTGGAGGGAGTGGTGCGGGGGGTCACGGGCGGGGCCTCCTCGGCGAGGGTGGGGATACGGGGGTGGACGGGGACAGGGGCGGAGACGGGGACGGGGACGGGGACGGGGGATTGGGGCCGGTGTCCGCGGCCAGGCGGCGTATCGCGGACAGCGGTACCGGGAGCCAGTCGGGGCGGTGGCGGGCCTCGTAGACGACCTCGTAGATCGCCTTGTCGGTCTCGTACGCGCGCAGCAGCACCGGATCGGTCCGCGGATCGGCTCCGCTGACCTGCGCGTATCCGGAGCAGTAGGCGGCCCGGCAGGTGTCGGCCCAGGCCCGTACCGGTGGGTCGGCCGAGTGGGCGGCGTAGTCGAAGGAACGCAGCATCCCCGCGACGTCCCGCACCGGAGGCTGCGGCATCCGCCGTTCGGCCAGCGGCTTCGACGGCTCGCCCTCGAAGTCGATCAGCCACCACTGCCCCGCGGGTGAGCGCAGGCACTGCCCGAGGTGCAGGTCGCCGTGGATGCGCTGGGCGGTCCAGGTGCAGCCCTCGGCGGCCAGGTCGGCCAGCGCCTCGAAGGCGGAGCGCAGACCGGGCGCGTACGGCCGTAGCGCGGGCACCGCCTGCGCGGCCGCGTCCAGCCGTTCGACCATGCCGTCGACCAGTTGCTGCACCTGCACGTGGCCCAGCGTCACCGTCGGCAGGGTGCGGGCCAGCGCCATGTGCACCTCGGCGGTCGCGCGCCCGAGCGCCCGCGCCGCGGCGGCGAAGTCCTCGCCCTTGGCCAGTTCGCGCAGCGCCAGCTCCCAGCCGTCCGCCGCGCCCTGCACGAAGGGCTGGAGCACGCCGAGGACGTAACCCTCGCCGGCCAGTTCCGCCCGGATCCACGCCGTCGGCGCGGGCACCCGGTCGCAGCTCTCGCGGGCCAGCGCCAGCGGCAGCTCCAGGTCGGGATTGACGCCGGGCACGATGCGGCGCAACAGCTTCAGGATGAACGTATCGCCGTAGACGACCGACGAGTTCGACTGCTCGGAGGTGACCAGGCGCGGCACCAGGCCGGACCGGATCTCCTGGCTTTCGTCCCGCTCGAAACGCAGCGCGCCGATCCGGGCCCCGGTGCGCAGCGCCTCCAGGAGCAGCTCGGTGGGGCGGGGGTCGTACAGGGCGTCGTACACCGTGCGTCCGGCGAGCGGGCCCTCGGCCACGTGTCCGATCAGCGCGGGCGCGAGCCGCGGCGGCAGCGCCTCGCGCTCTCCTATGAGGAGCTGGTAGCAGTCCGCGGGCTGCTCGGGTGCGCCCGACAAGGGCGCGAGTGGCTGATGGGCGCGCACCAGCAGGTGGTACAGGCCCAGCTTGCCGCCGGGCGGCAGCAGCTCGGTGGCCGCCACCAGCGAGAACCCGGTGACCGGACGCCCCTTGCCCGCGAACCAGCGCTGCCGTGGCAGCCACTCCCTCAGGAGCGGGTCCAACGACGCAAGGAGGCCGGGAGGGGTCGTAAGGGTGCGGGTGACGGCTTTCGACATGGCGTCACGTCCTTTCCCCGGGCCGGTCGGGGTGTTACTGATGCGTGCCCCGGGCGGGGCGGGAGAACCCGCCCCGCCCGGGCTGTCAGGCGGCGTCCTTGCGGAGCCGGAACCAGTAGAAGCCGTGGCCCCCGAGAGTCAGCAAGTACGGCAGCTCACCGATGGCCGGGAATCGCACCCCGCCGAACAGTTCGGTCGGATGCCGCCCCTCGAACCTTCGGAGATCCAGTTCCGTCGGCTGCGCGAACCGGGAGAAGTTGTTCACGCACAGGACGAGATCGTCCTCGTATTCGCGCAGGAAGGCGATCACGGCCGGATTCGACGACTGGAGTTCCGTGTACGAGCCGAGTCCGAAGGCCGGGTTCTGCTTGCGGATCTCGATCATGCGGCGGGTCCAGTGCAGGAGAGAGGACGGCGAGGACATGGACGCCTCGACATTCGTCACCTGGTAGCCGTAGACCGGGTCCATGATCGTGGGCAGGAACAGCCGCCCCGGGTCGCTCGACGAGAAACCGGCGTTGCGGTCGGGGGTCCACTGCATCGGTGTGCGGACGGCGTCGCGGTCGCCGAGCCAGATGTTGTCGCCCATGCCGATCTCGTCGCCGTAGTAGAGGATCGGCGAGCCGGGGAGCGACAGCAGCAGCGCGGTGAACAGCTCGATCTGGTTGCGGTCGTTGTCGAGCAGCGGGGCCAGCCTGCGGCGGATGCCGATGTTGGCGCGCATCCGCGGGTCCTTGGCGTACTCCGCGTACATGTAGTCGCGCTCTTCGTCGGTGACCATTTCGAGGGTCAGCTCGTCGTGGTTGCGCAGGAAGATGCCCCACTGGCAGCCGGAGGGGATGGCCGGGGTCTTGGCGAGGATTTCCGAGACCGGGTAGCGGGATTCCCGCCGTACGGCCATGAAGATCCGCGGCATCACCGGGAAGTGGAAGGCCATGTGGCATTCGTCGCCGCCGCTTTGGAAGTCGCCGAAATAGTCGACGACGTCCTCCGGCCACTGGTTCGCTTCCGCCAGCAGCACCGTGTCCGGGTATTGGGCGTCGATCTCCTTCCGTACCCGCCTGAGGAAGGCGTGGGTCGCGGGAAGGTTCTCGCAGTTCGTGCCCTCCTGGGAATACAGATACGGCACCGCGTCCAGCCGGAATCCGTCGATTCCCAGATCCAGCCAGAACTTCAGCGCCGAGAGGATCTCCTCCTGCACGGCCGGGTTCTCGTAGTTCAGGTCCGGCTGGTGGGAGAAGAAGCGGTGGAAGAAGTACTGCTTGCGGACCGGGTCGAAGGTCCAGTTGGAGGCCTCGGTGTCGACGAAGATGATGCGGGCGTCGGCGTACTGCTTGTCGTCGTCGGCCCACATGTAGTAGTCGCCGTAGGGGCCGTCGGGGTCTTTCCTCGATTCCTGGAACCACGGGTGCTGGTCGCTGGTGTGGTTCATGACGAAGTCGATGATGACCCGCATGCCGCGCTGGTGGGCGGAGTCCACGAAGTCCACGAAGTCGGCGAGGTCGCCGAACTCGGGCAGCACGGACGTGTAGTCGGAGACGTCGTAGCCGCCGTCCTTGAGCGGCGACTTGAAGAAGGGCGGCAGCCACAGGCAGTCGACGCCGAGCCATTGCAGGTAGTCGAGTTTGGCGGTGAGGCCTTTGAGGTCGCCGACTCCGTCGCCGTTGCTGTCCTGGAAGGAGCGCACCAGGACCTCGTAGAAGACGGCGCGCTTGAACCAATCCGGGTCACGATCCTTGGCAGGCGTGTCCTCGAAGGTGTCCTGAACGGGCTCGTTGACGATCATTTTGTGGGTGACCCTCCGATCTGCGGGGTGGACGGTCGCAGGACGGTGAGGATGTGCGCGGGACGAGTGCCCGGTTCGAGACGCACGTAATTCGCCCTGCCCCAGTGATAGGTCTCGCCGGTGAGCTCGTCGCGCACCGGCACCGACTCGTGCCATTCCAGGCCGAGTTGCGGCATGTCCAACGAGACCGTGGCCTCCTGGGTGTGGTGAGGGTCGAGGTTGGCGACCACCAGAACCGTGTTCGAACCGCTTCGCTTCGAATAAGCGATCACGGCTTCCTTGTCCGTGTGATGGAAGTGGAGGTCGCGCAACTGCCGCAGGGCCGGATTGGCCCGTCGGACGGCGTTGAGCTGGGTGATCAGGGGGGCGATGGTGCGGCCTTCGCGTGCGGCGGCTTCCCAGTCGCGGGGCCGCAGCTGGTACTTCTCCGAGTGGAGGTACTCCTCGCTGCCGTTGCGCAGGGGGGTGTTCTCGCAGAGCTCGTAGCCGCTGTAGATGCCCCAGGTGGGGGAGAGGGTGGCGGCCAGCACGGCGCGGAGCTCGAAGGCGGGCCGTCCGCCGTGCTGGAGGAATTCGTGCAGGATGTCGGGGGTGTTGGCGAAGAAGTTGGGCCGCATGTAGGCGGCCGCCTCGCCGGACAGCTCGGTCAGGTACTCGGTGAGTTCCTGCTTGCTGTTGCGCCAGGTGAAGTAGGTGTACGACTGCTGGAAGCCGGTCTGGGCGAGGGTGTGCATCATCGCCGGGCGGGTGAACGCCTCGGCCAGGAAGATCACGTCCGGGTCGGTGCGGTTGATGTCCGCGATGACCTTCTGCCAGAACACGACCGGTTTGGTGTGCGGGTTGTCGACGCGGAAGATCCGCACGCCGTGGGCCATCCAGTGCCGCAGGACGCGCAGGGTCTCGGTGATCAGGCCGTCCATGTCGGCGTCGAAGGCGATGGGGTAGATGTCCTGGTACTTCTTCGGCGGGTTCTCGGCGTAGGCGATCGTGCCGTCGGCGCGGTGGTGGAACCACTCGGGGTGTTTGTGGACCCAGGGGTGGTCGGGGGAGCACTGCAGGGCGAAGTCGAGGGCGATCTCCAGGCCGAGTTCCGTTGCCCGGGCCACGAAGTGGTCGAAGTCCTCGATGGTGCCCAGGTCGGGGTGGACGGCGTCGTGGCCGCCTTCGGGGGAGCCGATCGCCCAGGGCACGCCGACGTCTTCGGGGCCGGCGGAGAGGGTGTTGTTCGGGCCCTTGCGGAAGGTCGTGCCGATGGGGTGGATGGGCGGGAGGTAGACCACGTCGAAGCCCATCGCGGCGATCGCCGGCAACCGCCGTGCGGCGGTGCGGAAGGTGCCGTGGGGCTGCTGCGGGGTGCCCTCGGAGCGGGGGAAGAACTCGTACCAGGAGCCGTACAGGGCCCGCTCGCGCTCCACCAGCAGCGGCAGCGGATCCGTCACGGTGACCAGATCCCGCAACGGATACCGCCCCAACACCGCATCCACCTCGGGCGTCAGCGCGGCCGCCAACCGCCAGGCGGCCGGGCGGCTCTCGTCCCGCAGGGCCTCGACGGCCGCGAGGATCACTTGCCGTCCCTCGCCCTCGGGCACCGAGGCGGCCGCACGCTCGTACAGCCGCGCGCCCTCCTCCAGGACCAGGTCGGTGTCCATGCCGGCCGGGATCTTGATCTGGGCGTGGTGCCGCCAGGTCGTGACCGGATCGCCCCAGGCCTCGACCCGATACGTCCAGTGGCCGGGCTCGCCGGCGGTGACGATGGCGCCCCAGCGGTCGGTGCCCGGGGCCAGTTCACGCATCGGTGTCCAGCGGCCCGGACGGCCTTCCGGGTCGCTCAGGACGACATTGGCGGCGACGGCGTCATGCCCCTCGCGGAACACGGTGGCCGAGATCTCGAAGGTCTCGCCGGTCACCGCTTTGGCGGGCCTGCGCCCGTGCTGGACGATCGGGCGGACGTCGAGGACGGGTATGCGCCCGACGCCGCCGGCCGTGTCGCTCGCGGAGGGTCGCTCCCGAGTCGGCGGTCCGGTGTCGGCGGTGACGGTGCGCGGGACGGGGGGTGCGTCGGTGCTGGACGTCGGGGGTGAGGACGACTGGTGGTGCATGGCGGGCATGACCGCTCCTGTCCGCGTCAACTTGGGTGGGCGGATGGCTGTGGGGAGGTGGGTCCTGCGTGTGCGCGCCCGGGGGCGCACAGGTGGGGTGTACCGGAGGAGCCTTCCCACCCTATTCGGGTACGCAATCCGGCACTTTGTTAACTACTCACGCGTATGTCTACACACAAGACCGG contains the following coding sequences:
- a CDS encoding alpha-1,4-glucan--maltose-1-phosphate maltosyltransferase, which produces MPAMHHQSSSPPTSSTDAPPVPRTVTADTGPPTRERPSASDTAGGVGRIPVLDVRPIVQHGRRPAKAVTGETFEISATVFREGHDAVAANVVLSDPEGRPGRWTPMRELAPGTDRWGAIVTAGEPGHWTYRVEAWGDPVTTWRHHAQIKIPAGMDTDLVLEEGARLYERAAASVPEGEGRQVILAAVEALRDESRPAAWRLAAALTPEVDAVLGRYPLRDLVTVTDPLPLLVERERALYGSWYEFFPRSEGTPQQPHGTFRTAARRLPAIAAMGFDVVYLPPIHPIGTTFRKGPNNTLSAGPEDVGVPWAIGSPEGGHDAVHPDLGTIEDFDHFVARATELGLEIALDFALQCSPDHPWVHKHPEWFHHRADGTIAYAENPPKKYQDIYPIAFDADMDGLITETLRVLRHWMAHGVRIFRVDNPHTKPVVFWQKVIADINRTDPDVIFLAEAFTRPAMMHTLAQTGFQQSYTYFTWRNSKQELTEYLTELSGEAAAYMRPNFFANTPDILHEFLQHGGRPAFELRAVLAATLSPTWGIYSGYELCENTPLRNGSEEYLHSEKYQLRPRDWEAAAREGRTIAPLITQLNAVRRANPALRQLRDLHFHHTDKEAVIAYSKRSGSNTVLVVANLDPHHTQEATVSLDMPQLGLEWHESVPVRDELTGETYHWGRANYVRLEPGTRPAHILTVLRPSTPQIGGSPTK
- a CDS encoding maltokinase, which encodes MSKAVTRTLTTPPGLLASLDPLLREWLPRQRWFAGKGRPVTGFSLVAATELLPPGGKLGLYHLLVRAHQPLAPLSGAPEQPADCYQLLIGEREALPPRLAPALIGHVAEGPLAGRTVYDALYDPRPTELLLEALRTGARIGALRFERDESQEIRSGLVPRLVTSEQSNSSVVYGDTFILKLLRRIVPGVNPDLELPLALARESCDRVPAPTAWIRAELAGEGYVLGVLQPFVQGAADGWELALRELAKGEDFAAAARALGRATAEVHMALARTLPTVTLGHVQVQQLVDGMVERLDAAAQAVPALRPYAPGLRSAFEALADLAAEGCTWTAQRIHGDLHLGQCLRSPAGQWWLIDFEGEPSKPLAERRMPQPPVRDVAGMLRSFDYAAHSADPPVRAWADTCRAAYCSGYAQVSGADPRTDPVLLRAYETDKAIYEVVYEARHRPDWLPVPLSAIRRLAADTGPNPPSPSPSPSPPLSPSTPVSPPSPRRPRP
- the treS gene encoding maltose alpha-D-glucosyltransferase — translated: MIVNEPVQDTFEDTPAKDRDPDWFKRAVFYEVLVRSFQDSNGDGVGDLKGLTAKLDYLQWLGVDCLWLPPFFKSPLKDGGYDVSDYTSVLPEFGDLADFVDFVDSAHQRGMRVIIDFVMNHTSDQHPWFQESRKDPDGPYGDYYMWADDDKQYADARIIFVDTEASNWTFDPVRKQYFFHRFFSHQPDLNYENPAVQEEILSALKFWLDLGIDGFRLDAVPYLYSQEGTNCENLPATHAFLRRVRKEIDAQYPDTVLLAEANQWPEDVVDYFGDFQSGGDECHMAFHFPVMPRIFMAVRRESRYPVSEILAKTPAIPSGCQWGIFLRNHDELTLEMVTDEERDYMYAEYAKDPRMRANIGIRRRLAPLLDNDRNQIELFTALLLSLPGSPILYYGDEIGMGDNIWLGDRDAVRTPMQWTPDRNAGFSSSDPGRLFLPTIMDPVYGYQVTNVEASMSSPSSLLHWTRRMIEIRKQNPAFGLGSYTELQSSNPAVIAFLREYEDDLVLCVNNFSRFAQPTELDLRRFEGRHPTELFGGVRFPAIGELPYLLTLGGHGFYWFRLRKDAA